ACCACGTCTCCGGAGGGCACCGCCGCTCGGCGCGGTACCGGCCGTGCGTTCGCCCCTTGCGCACGGCCGCTCCTCGCACCCGGCACGCCGAGCGGCCCACACGGCACGAGCCCGACCGGGGACGCCAGACGCGCCCTCGGCCGGGCCCGGCCGGCCTGCCCCGCCGCCTCGGTGCACGACGACTGCCGGACGGAACGGCGTCCGGGACGTCAGTCCTCGGCGAGGATCTGGTAGATCTTCTTTCGCGCTTCTGCAACCGCGGCCACCGCCCGTTGCACCTGGGCCTCCTGGCCGGCGTGGGCCACCTGGCGGGCGGCCAGGTGGAGTTCGCCCATGGCGTCGTGCAGCTTGCGCATGCCCTCCGGCCCCTCCCCGTCGGCCCAGGGCGGCCCGCCTCGCCGGCGGGACCGCTCGGCCGCGTCGGCCCGGCCGGCGTCGGTCACGGTGTAGACCCGCTTGCCGTCCCGCTCCTCGGAGCGGACCAGCCCCTCGTCCTCGAGGAGCTGGAGGGTGGGGTACACC
This Acidimicrobiales bacterium DNA region includes the following protein-coding sequences:
- a CDS encoding helix-turn-helix transcriptional regulator, translated to VYPTLQLLEDEGLVRSEERDGKRVYTVTDAGRADAAERSRRRGGPPWADGEGPEGMRKLHDAMGELHLAARQVAHAGQEAQVQRAVAAVAEARKKIYQILAED